In Brassica napus cultivar Da-Ae chromosome A3, Da-Ae, whole genome shotgun sequence, the sequence GATGCCACAGAGGAAGACACTGGTGGTTGTCTCTCTTCATCAGAAGCCTGTAGAAGAAACAAAGCATCAATTTCTTCAATTCAAAGtccattaaaaaaagaagaagaagatatattaTAGTGCTGATTAATCAAAATGACTTGCCTGTTTTGAGATTATACTATCTCTCTGTTCATCATGAGCTTCAGCTTTGGGTAAGTCACCAACCAAATTATGGATTGCTTCCTCTGGAACTATATCTATCTCATTAATAATCATTACATCATCTGTAGAACCTGGAAGATTTGCTGGTTATTAGATTAATTAACTCTATTCttgaaaaaaaagagtaaacatAGAGGCTTACAATAGGACAGTAATAATATTTACCTGCAGTGTTAGCAGTTCCATCCTCAATGTCAACAATTTTATCAGTAGGTTCAGTAGACTCGATTGAAATGACAGGTTCTTTGCTTAGATCACAGACCGGAAGATCATTATTTTTCATTGCATGGTTTGGTAGGCTCACAGCATTGATGAAATCAGCAGAAGCAGACTTCCTGTGTGAAGGTGAGCTCTTTTCCCATGGGCTGCTTAGAGGAGACAAGTAGTCAGGAAGGGAGAGAATATTTCCCAGGCTGCTGTTTTGAAACTGTCTGGTCGTTGAGTTTGAATCTACATCTCCATTGTTTAACATTAACATCTCAGACAGATGTTTCTTGGCCTCTGCATAAATGTTAGACACCTTTTGCATTCTATCGTCTTCATTGTTCTTCTGAGATTTTGATGAAGGCTTTGCCATCCGCTCGAAAAAGAAATGATCTTTAGATGGCACATTAATTTTAGGAAACCCTCTCTCACGCTGCTCCTTTCTGATTGCTTGTTTCAGCTTCCTCTTGATCTCTGAAAGAAAGAAATGTGAACTGCTGTTTCTCTCCTTCTCTATTTTGTTTCTCATCAAATGAGACTCAGGTGACAAACTTGAAAAGCTTGCTGATCTTGGCTTCAGTATGAAAATACGGTCTGAAGCTTCTTTCTCTCCTTCTTGTGTTCTCTCAAACAAGCTCAAGCTTTCTTCTCCTTTCTGGCTTTTAGGCACAAATATCTCTGGATCTTGCAGAAGTTTGAGAAACAAATCCTCATCTGATCCAAGAATCTGAAACACTTCCATCAAGTCCTTGGATGTAAGGATTATTTCACTATTTTCTCCATGTAAAAGCTTCTGACTGATTAAAAACTTGACCAACTCCCTCAGCTTTTCTTTATAATCTTCTTGGCCGTGTTTGTGGTTCAGCATCCCATTCTTTGCACGGCTTCTGCGATGTAACTCTGCACAGAACTCTTCGACCATATTATCAATGTCAAGACTTCTCTCAGAGCCCTTCTTAGCTCTGCGATTAACTTTAGGCTCTTCACTTTCAGCAGCTGTGTTTAAAATATGGCTAAAATCACCGCAGCTGTTCTTGCGGGTCTTGTTTTTTCTCCTAtggtttttccttcttcttccttcgaGTTCAGAGTCTGACAACTGTCCTGTTTCAGCATTCTCCTCCCTCTGCTTCTTGATTTCCTTGTCGATGAGCAACTCTTCTGCTATGAGTTTCTTCACACTTGGCTTTATAATCGTGATCGTGACATTGCCTTCTTCACCAACCTTTTTAACAGTTTAAGGAGCAACTTCGATTAATCCACAAGACACTCTCAACAAgaccaaaagaaacaaaaaaaaaagttttaaggatgttttataataataagGTTAAAAGCTTACATGGGTTTCTTCAGATCCTTTGTCACGGCATTTGGACTTGTCAAGTTCATTGTTCCTAGGACTTCCAGCAGCTGATGGAACAATTAACACAActgttaaccaaaaaaaaaactctttcgaatgtaatgaaaaaccaaaaaaagaaaaagaaaatgcaGTTGGGTAATAATAGAACTACCATGCTTTGGTTCGAAAAGGAGCTTGTGAGAGAGTGGTCCATGGCGGAAAGTAAACATATTCATAAATCCCCACATGCAGCCTAAATGATCCCTCTCCTGTCCAGCATCTGCACGACGTCGAGTTTTCTTCTTGGCCATGGCTTTCTTGTGGtttttattcagttttttttaatgctCTTTTCTTAATCAATTAGGATAAGCTgctaaaaagaagaaacaacaaGAAAACTATTAAGCAGCAGCAACAAATAAGACAGGAAACACCACACAGAAGGGTGGTAACATATGGAGTTCATATATCTAGAAAATAACAAGTCTTGTAAATTGTACTTATGTACTTTTTAAACAATCTCAGATCCTtgagaaacaaacaaaacaataacaagGCCCAAAAAATTCCACAACTGAATATTATCCTTGTGAAACACTCTAATGGAATTCTTGAGGAATAAATTAACATAAGAAGTAAAGGATCATCTAACCACTTTCTACAATCCAAATCAAACTTTCTTTTACACTCTACTGGTTTGATTAGGCAAATATCAATTGTGACGAAAGGAAagcatgatgatgatgatatagAGAAACTAGTCACATGACTTATGGAGCAAGATCAGATACCTTTCCCTTTCAGAAGAGACTACAGAGTAAAAAGTACCTTAGATTCTTCTGAACTTCTTAAATTCCAAACTTCTCTGGAGGGCAACAGCCATAAACAAAAAGTCTCCCAAGTTGCAAAGCAGAAGTAATCCTCAAACTAGCTCCAAAACGTTTATTTGATGCCAAGATTCAGACAGGGTTTATCTTAACAGCATGGCCTGGACTAGTTTTGATCGCCGGACAAAACGGTCgtgaagaataaaaaaaaaagagaaagaagaaaatatttggGATATCTTTCAAGGCAAGGCGAGAGAGAGATAGGTTAAACACTAAAAGCGAATGGTCTCTATATCAGTTTTCTCAAGcttataaaacttcataagagagagagagagagagagaaaggacaAGAGCTGGCATATCTTGACGCTTTAATCTCCAACTACATTGTTGATCTGACAACTTTTCCAGGTTTTGTCCGGAAACCAAGCTTCCTTAATCATACCAAGGTGGAAAAGCTTTGATGATGAATCAGAAAATCGAAGCTTTTAATTTTCCAGAGTTGATCAACAACCCAAAACAAAAGATAGTATTCAATTTTGGGAAAGTTGGTTcaaccaaacaaaaaatgaaCTTTATAATACTGTTCatgcattaagaaaaaaaaaagatatttagcTCTTATTAGTGGGCATCTTTTGACAAAACAAAGAGAAATATTCAATTGAGTGTCTTATCTATCGATGAACCGACAAAAGCATTAGTCTTCATGGAGAGAGGATTCTCTCTATTGGGCAAAAGGCAAAAGAAAAagtgtgtgtgagagagaaaGGTGGAAGCTTTATTCGAATTTTACAACCCAACAACGTCATGTGGCATTAAGCTCCCTCCACAGAAGAAAAAGCTACACagttggacaaaaaaaaaagaacagattTTGGATGGGCCCATCTCTATAGAGAGAGAGGCAGAAGCTTTAGATAGAAGAAAAGTGTTCTCAGAGTTTTTCAAGTGCCTTCATCATTAGCCTGGTCACTTCACTGGTCAGTAAATAATTGATCCctcatttctctctttcttagAGCTCTGAATTTGAGAAGTAATGGCAGTGAAATAGATTTTGTGGAGAAGAGAGACAGGCAAAAATCGGCTTGAATTGATCAAAGTAAAAAAGTTAGAGGATACGGTAACTAAGTTTAAATCGTACTATACGaaacgattttcttaaaatatagtataaatataatttatactgatttaaattggtttaaattattctaaatcagttaaaaattatttaaatcgatctatatttatctaaatatcttaaattaagaaataatattattacaaatctataaatttgtctaatttcttatgttttgtatatataattttgataattcaacataataattttataattaaaattaaaaactaaaataagtcataaatgtataaaatatataaaataaatatataatttgttaatgTTTAGGTCTCGACTAAATCCTGTATAATTCGTTTAGTCGCTCATCTTCTATAAAACACCTAATTACACCtaccaatttttaaaacattgacTGTaacaattagaaaataaaaagttgGAAAAAGAAAATTGGGCGTCGTCATTGATGGTCTCGCGTGGCTGCTTATGGAAATGGAGAACACGCTATTCTTTTGGGATGATTATTACAATATCATCTTTCAACCAACGCCATTATATTGTAGTATGTATGCCATTCTCATAAAAtaagtagttttttttaatcatctcTATTAAGGTTTGCTGATAAAGTCTTACAACTTAATTCAGTCAGGGGTCATACATACTACGATagaacttctataaattaaaaagattgaaactttaaaattttattaatttttagagatgttaatttataaaagtttccttatttagattttttatttaaaatatatttaattttagtgtACGTACATTAATTGTTACTccgtattttttaaaatttgatatttatattaaatttattatactatttaacgtgtataatatatattgcatagaatttaaatatggttttagatataatactactaaatctcatcaaaaatatagtaagtgttaataaaatataaagataattctattgtgaatatataacaaacaatataataggttcttacttatataaaatatgtatacatataaattattaatttataattttaatgcgatcatatatttatatagaattttctaaaaaaatattattttatcgatttgtgtcaaattttaaattggtcCAGTTTGAAATgaagaaattaattaatttatcgagtattaatttataaaagttatacTGTATTTTATGTAGGGTTTGCTGATAAAGACGAGCGCTTTAAAGAAAAATTGTCCGACAGAATTAATTAGCTCACGTTGTCTTGATTTCGTCTATCGCCTAACAAAAGTCGAAACCATACGTTTAAAAAGAAACGTAATCGAGTAGATTTTGACCATGATCGGTTAGTTCCATTGAGTCTCCTTAAAGCAGCTTAATTCAGTCAGGGACAATACTCTATGTAATATGTGTATGTATATGTATTACCACTTATCAGTGTATGTGTGTTTATACGTAAAAACACTCACATTTACCAATCAGTAGACCACATGGCAAGGCGCACGCGCACAATCGTATGTATAGTATAGAATTATAGATAATAGAATTAGCATTTGCTACAAACATGGTACATTGTTTTTTTAGGTTGGTACTTATCGACCGacaatataatagtatatggaCATTAACTTGCTCCCACTAAGGAAGTCAGTGACCTGACAAAGGCGATTTTTTCATGGTGGAGCATTATTTCCCGAATACACATACTATCTAATCTGTATAAACACACGCAAGTAATTTGTTTTTGCCAATCAgtgtgtataaatatataacttaatCAAGATTATAACTTAACTAACATTTATTACAGTCTTATATAAATTAGGTTAGCATTTATATTTTGGACATGCAGTGCATGGTCTTTCAAACAAAACCACCCCATGTGAATAATTATCCAAGTATCattttcaaaatccaaaatatcaccaatgtgttattttcaaaatttaaatttatctaaTATCACCAATGTGTTATCCGGCTTATTCGTCTCAGATTTTCACTAATAGGTATAGTTTTGCAACTATCTAGATATAATATCTTAATACCACTTAAACTACAAATCAGATATCTAATTCATTATGGAAAACAGTTAAATTAactataataaataaacaataaacaatTATTTTGACTGGGATACAAATTCTTATCATTTACATGTAGACATAATAATTATGCATCTTGAATacttcattatatatatatactaggatcAGTCCGCCCTACCGGCAGTATAATACTTTACTTGTGATCtagattattaatttttgtataattttttagtTTGTGTTTTAAGATTTCATTTGCAAGAAATGTGTACGATAATgatcttttgtcttttaaaaagttataggTCAGGAGAGAttatatgtaataaaatatatttttttgtttacaaaacttgtttatgttttccaaaaaaataataatagttgtctatgtattaaaatattgtggtatTGATATACTGTGAGCGTTTTAAATGGTCTTCATGTTGtttcattttacaaaaaaaaattgaatctaTACTAAAGTGTACTAATGGAggttatattattttctataattttaaattaagttttgatttcatatgaatttaaatataccTTAAATATACAATGAACCGCGCAAATATATTATGGTaggtaaataaaaattttgttttgttttatttattatgaacaaaataaaattatatgtactaatattatttcatttccataactgaaaaaaatattcaagaaaGTAAGCTACATgaataaaagttaattaaaatttagatatatcaaaatatcttttatctagttcattcaaatttttatgtaaaaagtaatttaatttacaactgattttttaaaagaaaatgaccTTTAGAATATGAATTATCGTCTCCAATCTTAAAAAAATACagacatataaataatttttatggtTTAGTAATTAAATAGATTTATCGATCTAACTATATATACAGTTTTGCAAtcgacaatatatatatatttttttttgttttaatttgatcAAACTAAAcgtgtaattgaaaaatattctGGACAAAATGGTTATGTTTTagcataaaactattttttttattaatcgtctttaatttaatatatatatatcaaacaaatGGTGGAGAAAAAGGGTCATCACTATCTctttaatttcatatatttccttttctttttcctagtctttctctcttttcctttcatatttgttttcttatgcAAAAGAACCACCGTGAAACTCATGGTTCCATCGCAACGGCCGCAAATCCTTGCACCACCACTGTTCGCACATCTTTCACCACCACTGCCGCAACTCCTTCATCGCATCTGCCCCAACTCCTTGCACCATCACTGCCGCAACTCCTTCACCGCTGCTACCGCAACTTCTTCACCGACTCTGCCACAACTCCTTGCACCGCCACGCCTCTTCTTTGTCTCATTTTGATTGgttcataaaaacaaaaacaaacaaaaaaatattatataattagaataATATTTTGAGAGTTTTGGATAAGAACTACCAATGCTGATGCTctaataatgtatatatattttggacaGTAGCAAATAGAAGAAAATATGGCAGATACTAGAAAAAGGGAAATCATCCAATAATCAATAGAGTAGATTTACTCAGTGATCATCTAATGGCATTGGAGGAAGCGATACACACTGATTTTATCCTCAAACCTGATAATGTACCATAAATTCCCTAAGCATAAAAGATGTCTTAACCCAGTGGTAGAGTGCGTGACTTTTAATTAGTTGGACTCGCGGATATGGCAAAGGGTTGTGAAACATAGAATCCATACTCAACAACTTATATGTAAGGCCGTCCCTGGAAATATGCAAGGCCGACCCTGGAAATTTGAAGCTGTTTGCGACTGAGTAAGATTTCAATAAtcattttttacaaatttgaggGATTACGTctatgtaatttaaaaaaaaaagaatggccACTTGAAGCGAATGTTTCATTTGATTTTATCCATGACTGGTTCTACTTACAAATATAGAGATTGGGAGTGGATCAATCACTCTTTTTGGTTCAATGTATGGTCCCCATTGGGAAAATTATTAAGCTAACGAGACATAGAGGTTGTGTTGATCTTGGCATCCTTTTAAACTCCATGATCGAGAAAGCTGTTCAACAATATAGACAAGAGGCATAGAGTAAACATCTGATATTGATTGAAATTGAGATTTTACGCCTCAAAGTAGAGAATCTGAATGTTGAGGCAGGTTTCACCCGGCCCTACTCCAGACTCGCTCCAAGAATCCAATACAAAATCATAAAGGCCTGAAAATAGGTTCACTAAAATTGAAGGCTCGAACTAACATGGTCAATCGTAAACGTAAGAGAATCGGGAAAGTAAATGCGATCTTTAGAAAATATTAGTATTGACAAATACTTTTTGTTCACtatatatactatgtatgtATTATTTAAGACGATATGAAagataaagtttaaaatttcatagtttatattcaaaatttacaaAAGTATAGTTTTTCTTGTATTCTAATTGTCATTTACATatgagaaaaagactagaatagcactaaaccaagtttttgttcccaaagtagcactcaaggctcaaagtcacaaaaataggtttcattaaagaggtaaatatacacttataccccttgggttaattaatccaaaccttagggtttagagttaaggggtggggttttggaattagggtttaaaattttataaaaaataaatactaaaataaaaaataaaaattttaaaaacagtttcaaaaagtatttttaaattataaaaaaaaattgaaaaaaaataaaaaaaattttcaaaaaaaaatttcaaaaaaaaaattataaaaatttcgaatctgaaaacatataatctgaaactataaaaaaatttctttttttttttattttattttatttatttttatttatttatttaattttaaaccaagagtattagggatattttaccctttaatgaatgtcatttttgtgactttctccttctagtgttatttttgagacataaacttcaaaaggtgatattattgacaattgccctttaCATATCacatgtttatttattaattggttgaatatttatattcttaacTTACCACTGCTAATTATTGATGAACAATTGAGAAAGTATCAATATGGAGCTGGAACAAGAAAAATCAAGATATGCGATACTTGTTGCATTATATTCTACAATACTTGCACttacaaaaatttaatatattctcCAAATTTTCTCAGCATGTAGCATTTTGTTTTTTCAGCATGTAGCATGTAATCATATGCTATCTATTAAGCCTTTCACCATTCAATAAAAATCAGTTTAACACCAAAATTTCTAAATAGTATGTATTATGTAACCTGGtctacaaaagaaaaacagattgctaaaatcaattattaagaaattattacttattaatctcattttattaacataatcaTTATAATTTAATGAAGGGGTGATATGTCATGTCATATTGACATGAAACTTTGGTCGGGACCGTCCCAATAAAACATAACACATGTTCAACGGGTTTAGTTTTATCTTCTGCCAAAAATATGTTGGCTGGACGGTAGCTGACTGTGCATTGTAGTTGCGTTACAAAAAAGAATACGTCTCATTAACTTTCCACAATGGTGTCTTTTTCACAACACTAGTTAACCTATGATAAATAAATACAGATATATAGTAATCAGCCTGATAGTAATTACTATTTGGATATCCATTCGGATTTTGATATTACTCCTTCAGATTCAGATATCTAATCTCTTCTATTTCCATACACGTTTGGGTATCTTCCTACTTTGGTTCAGGTTTTTTGGATCAGGTTTGGGTTCGGGTTCGAATTCGGTTATCAGGTAAAATGCTCAGCTCTAAAGTCAATAGTAAAAAAATCGAAAGCAAAAAACTTAATCCCTTTTCGTCATTTTAATTTGTGTTAGccgtaaaatttaattttttttttgtgcatatgaaatcttaaaaataattaaaatgagttaTAATGCTTTAACTCTTGATAATACATTttagagaccaacatttgtattcgttattttacaattaataaagattatagtgttgcaaaatgttaaaatataaacaaaaattattataaaaaacacAATCCGCGAATGCGCGGTTATCACCTAAGTTGTGTATTGAActcttgtgtttttctttgtttagaTCTAATCCTTAGAtcacaaaaaaaacatgtgaTTTTTGTAACCTTTTTAGTTATtactataataatattttggaaGGGGTAGCTGATGTGTTTGATATGGGaagtctatactattatttgcgaagtaaatttttggaatcgagcactcacgttaaaagttagagtggttaataacgtttatacccttaatgaataaaatgtataactaaataaaaatgaaattttaatttatttaattagataattgattaaaattaataataataagaattatcctgaaaatataatttaaaaagagagataatttatgtatatattgtagtGTTATCTCAAAaaatcttttagtaaaaagttaaaaacatgaattatataactaaatattaatcaaataaaatatataactaaatttaaaaaataaaaacgaaattttaatttatttgattagataattgataaaaattaataatagtaagaattatccaaaatctgaaactataatttaaaaagagatattttttgtatatattgtattgttatctgaaaaaatgttttggtaaaaagttaaaaacatgaattatataactaaatattaatc encodes:
- the LOC106438591 gene encoding uncharacterized protein LOC106438591 isoform X2, producing MAKKKTRRRADAGQERDHLGCMWGFMNMFTFRHGPLSHKLLFEPKHVVLIVPSAAGSPRNNELDKSKCRDKGSEETHVGEEGNVTITIIKPSVKKLIAEELLIDKEIKKQREENAETGQLSDSELEGRRRKNHRRKNKTRKNSCGDFSHILNTAAESEEPKVNRRAKKGSERSLDIDNMVEEFCAELHRRSRAKNGMLNHKHGQEDYKEKLRELVKFLISQKLLHGENSEIILTSKDLMEVFQILGSDEDLFLKLLQDPEIFVPKSQKGEESLSLFERTQEGEKEASDRIFILKPRSASFSSLSPESHLMRNKIEKERNSSSHFFLSEIKRKLKQAIRKEQRERGFPKINVPSKDHFFFERMAKPSSKSQKNNEDDRMQKVSNIYAEAKKHLSEMLMLNNGDVDSNSTTRQFQNSSLGNILSLPDYLSPLSSPWEKSSPSHRKSASADFINAVSLPNHAMKNNDLPVCDLSKEPVISIESTEPTDKIVDIEDGTANTAGSTDDVMIINEIDIVPEEAIHNLVGDLPKAEAHDEQRDSIISKQASDEERQPPVSSSVASPSHCLAKSEEECKSHVPEWSSPVSVLEPLFTEDDISPPKMRSQSDEEEAQVQPWCIHFDDNEYSVKTITSDKEVVFKYVRSVLDAVVSDFEELYLKAQFSDQLLEPALISNIPFSPNQLCHDHELLFDCINEVIMELCCCPPWASFVAPRTRVFSTVKSIVHEVQEVVYWHLLPLPLPHALDQIVRKDLAKSGNWLDIRYDIDCIGFETSELILEELLEELALNCLNNSEHSLVPAELKTDESILVL
- the LOC106438591 gene encoding uncharacterized protein LOC106438591 isoform X5, whose translation is MAKKKTRRRADAGQERDHLGCMWGFMNMFTFRHGPLSHKLLFEPKHAAGSPRNNELDKSKCRDKGSEETHVGEEGNVTITIIKPSVKKLIAEELLIDKEIKKQREENAETGQLSDSELEGRRRKNHRRKNKTRKNSCGDFSHILNTAAESEEPKVNRRAKKGSERSLDIDNMVEEFCAELHRRSRAKNGMLNHKHGQEDYKEKLRELVKFLISQKLLHGENSEIILTSKDLMEVFQILGSDEDLFLKLLQDPEIFVPKSQKGEESLSLFERTQEGEKEASDRIFILKPRSASFSSLSPESHLMRNKIEKERNSSSHFFLSEIKRKLKQAIRKEQRERGFPKINVPSKDHFFFERMAKPSSKSQKNNEDDRMQKVSNIYAEAKKHLSEMLMLNNGDVDSNSTTRQFQNSSLGNILSLPDYLSPLSSPWEKSSPSHRKSASADFINAVSLPNHAMKNNDLPVCDLSKEPVISIESTEPTDKIVDIEDGTANTAGSTDDVMIINEIDIVPEEAIHNLVGDLPKAEAHDEQRDSIISKQASDEERQPPVSSSVASPSHCLAKSEEECKSHVPEWSSPVSVLEPLFTEDDISPPKMRSQSDEEEAQVQPWCIHFDDNEYSVKTITSDKEVVFKYVRSVLDAVVSDFEELYLKAQFSDQLLEPALISNIPFSPNQLCHDHELLFDCINEVIMELCCCPPWASFVAPRTRVFSTVKSIVHEVQEVVYWHLLPLPLPHALDQIVRKDLAKSGNWLDIRYDIDCIGFETSELILEELLEELALNCLNNSEHSLVPAELKTDESILVL
- the LOC106438591 gene encoding uncharacterized protein LOC106438591 isoform X4, with protein sequence MAKKKTRRRADAGQERDHLGCMWGFMNMFTFRHGPLSHKLLFEPKHAAGSPRNNELDKSKCRDKGSEETHVGEEGNVTITIIKPSVKKLIAEELLIDKEIKKQREENAETGQLSDSELEGRRRKNHRRKNKTRKNSCGDFSHILNTAAESEEPKVNRRAKKGSERSLDIDNMVEEFCAELHRRSRAKNGMLNHKHGQEDYKEKLRELVKFLISQKLLHGENSEIILTSKDLMEVFQILGSDEDLFLKLLQDPEIFVPKSQKGEESLSLFERTQEGEKEASDRIFILKPRSASFSSLSPESHLMRNKIEKERNSSSHFFLSEIKRKLKQAIRKEQRERGFPKINVPSKDHFFFERMAKPSSKSQKNNEDDRMQKVSNIYAEAKKHLSEMLMLNNGDVDSNSTTRQFQNSSLGNILSLPDYLSPLSSPWEKSSPSHRKSASADFINAVSLPNHAMKNNDLPVCDLSKEPVISIESTEPTDKIVDIEDGTANTAANLPGSTDDVMIINEIDIVPEEAIHNLVGDLPKAEAHDEQRDSIISKQASDEERQPPVSSSVASPSHCLAKSEEECKSHVPEWSSPVSVLEPLFTEDDISPPKMRSQSDEEEAQVQPWCIHFDDNEYSVKTITSDKEVVFKYVRSVLDAVVSDFEELYLKAQFSDQLLEPALISNIPFSPNQLCHDHELLFDCINEVIMELCCCPPWASFVAPRTRVFSTVKSIVHEVQEVVYWHLLPLPLPHALDQIVRKDLAKSGNWLDIRYDIDCIGFETSELILEELLEELALNCLNNSEHSLVPAELKTDESILVL
- the LOC106438591 gene encoding uncharacterized protein LOC106438591 isoform X1; the protein is MAKKKTRRRADAGQERDHLGCMWGFMNMFTFRHGPLSHKLLFEPKHVVLIVPSAAGSPRNNELDKSKCRDKGSEETHVGEEGNVTITIIKPSVKKLIAEELLIDKEIKKQREENAETGQLSDSELEGRRRKNHRRKNKTRKNSCGDFSHILNTAAESEEPKVNRRAKKGSERSLDIDNMVEEFCAELHRRSRAKNGMLNHKHGQEDYKEKLRELVKFLISQKLLHGENSEIILTSKDLMEVFQILGSDEDLFLKLLQDPEIFVPKSQKGEESLSLFERTQEGEKEASDRIFILKPRSASFSSLSPESHLMRNKIEKERNSSSHFFLSEIKRKLKQAIRKEQRERGFPKINVPSKDHFFFERMAKPSSKSQKNNEDDRMQKVSNIYAEAKKHLSEMLMLNNGDVDSNSTTRQFQNSSLGNILSLPDYLSPLSSPWEKSSPSHRKSASADFINAVSLPNHAMKNNDLPVCDLSKEPVISIESTEPTDKIVDIEDGTANTAANLPGSTDDVMIINEIDIVPEEAIHNLVGDLPKAEAHDEQRDSIISKQASDEERQPPVSSSVASPSHCLAKSEEECKSHVPEWSSPVSVLEPLFTEDDISPPKMRSQSDEEEAQVQPWCIHFDDNEYSVKTITSDKEVVFKYVRSVLDAVVSDFEELYLKAQFSDQLLEPALISNIPFSPNQLCHDHELLFDCINEVIMELCCCPPWASFVAPRTRVFSTVKSIVHEVQEVVYWHLLPLPLPHALDQIVRKDLAKSGNWLDIRYDIDCIGFETSELILEELLEELALNCLNNSEHSLVPAELKTDESILVL
- the LOC106438591 gene encoding uncharacterized protein LOC106438591 isoform X3 yields the protein MAKKKTRRRADAGQERDHLGCMWGFMNMFTFRHGPLSHKLLFEPKHGTAGSPRNNELDKSKCRDKGSEETHVGEEGNVTITIIKPSVKKLIAEELLIDKEIKKQREENAETGQLSDSELEGRRRKNHRRKNKTRKNSCGDFSHILNTAAESEEPKVNRRAKKGSERSLDIDNMVEEFCAELHRRSRAKNGMLNHKHGQEDYKEKLRELVKFLISQKLLHGENSEIILTSKDLMEVFQILGSDEDLFLKLLQDPEIFVPKSQKGEESLSLFERTQEGEKEASDRIFILKPRSASFSSLSPESHLMRNKIEKERNSSSHFFLSEIKRKLKQAIRKEQRERGFPKINVPSKDHFFFERMAKPSSKSQKNNEDDRMQKVSNIYAEAKKHLSEMLMLNNGDVDSNSTTRQFQNSSLGNILSLPDYLSPLSSPWEKSSPSHRKSASADFINAVSLPNHAMKNNDLPVCDLSKEPVISIESTEPTDKIVDIEDGTANTAANLPGSTDDVMIINEIDIVPEEAIHNLVGDLPKAEAHDEQRDSIISKQASDEERQPPVSSSVASPSHCLAKSEEECKSHVPEWSSPVSVLEPLFTEDDISPPKMRSQSDEEEAQVQPWCIHFDDNEYSVKTITSDKEVVFKYVRSVLDAVVSDFEELYLKAQFSDQLLEPALISNIPFSPNQLCHDHELLFDCINEVIMELCCCPPWASFVAPRTRVFSTVKSIVHEVQEVVYWHLLPLPLPHALDQIVRKDLAKSGNWLDIRYDIDCIGFETSELILEELLEELALNCLNNSEHSLVPAELKTDESILVL